The following is a genomic window from Balneola sp..
CTTGCAGTAGTCCAAAAACCTGCTGACCAATGATCACCAAAACTTTTCACAAGTTGGGTGAAGAAAAACTGACTTTCATTAATGAATAAGTCTTTTGTATCAACTTCTACTCTCACACTATCTCCGGACATTTCGTCCACTACGGTTACGCTATCTTCTCCAAATACAGTTCTTCGGTTGGTGTTGTATCGGTAACCGGATTCAAATTTCCATTCTTCCGTTATTCTATCTGCAGAGACATAGGTGTTAATATTGATCCTGTTTTGTGATTCTTCTCCACTGAAATTTGTGCTGCCACCAATTTCAAATAACCATTTATTCCAGGGATCGTTTTCTGGTGCTTGGGTAGGTTCAATTGTAACAGAGTTATCAAAGTTTAAATCTAATTGGTTAATGATATCTGTATTGAACAGGTAACCGACTAGTCCAAGCTTAATGTGGCTCACTAACTTATTTCGACGCTCTTCCTGGGTATCCGACTCGGGTGAAATGATCTTCATAGTCTCATCATCACCTTCAAAGTTTTTCTGCCCGATGAATTCAATAGTATACTCAACCCCACCGCTACCCGTTCGTTGGTTCACGATGAAAATATGTACATCAGCATCTTCCTGGTCGCGAACAAAGTTTACAAATTCGATCTCTGTTTGAATGAAACTCTCACTACATCCCCGGCAATCAATGAATGCATAAATGGTTTCTTTGTTTGTTTGGGAATATGTGCTTTGAGTAAAGGCTAAAATGAATAAAGCACAGAGTGCGGCTAATGGTAATGATTTACGTTGCAAGACTATAGATGACCAATTAATAGTTAGGAACAGAACTAAAAATTAGCCTTTTTCGATTAGTCAGCTTGTAAAAAGATATTCAATGATTTAGAGTAGCATTTGGAAGGCAGTCATACCCATAATGGCCATTGTTATCCAGAAGCCAATTTTATGAGGTTCACATTTCTGTAGAGCTTCAGGAATCAATTCAGCGAAAACCATCCAGATCATAGCCCCGGCTGCAAGTCCGAGTCCAAAAGGAAGGTATTCTCTAAATGCTTCCACAAAAAGGAAAGCCGGGATAGCCATAATTGGCTGAGGTAAGCTGGAAAAAATACTCCATCCTACAGCTTTTAACGGAGAGGTACCTTTTGGAACCATAACAAGACTGATTGCAAGGCCTTCCGGGATATTATGAACAGCAATAGCAATAGCTATAAAAATTCCGAACTCTAGAGTATTGGCAAAGGAAACTCCGACACTTACCCCTTCAGCGAAAGAGTGAACGGTCATTATCCCCAAAAAGAGTAGCATTTTCTTACTTCCGGCGCCCATTAGGTTTGCCATATCTACTTCAAAATGTTTGTTCATCCATTTATCGGCGCCAATGACGAGAAAGATACCTGCAAGCATTCCTGTCAGGGTCATCCAGTCATTTTCCTGAAACCCTTCAAAAATGAGGCTGTAACTTGCAGATAGCATCAACCCAGCGGCTACAGCATTGGCTTTTCCAAGGAAGGAATCTGAGATATTCTTAATGAAAAAGAAGGGTATGGCACCCAGACCGGTTGCAATGGCTGTGGCAAGCGAATAGATGAATACCTTAAATACGAGTGAGTCTAGAAATTCCATGAGATAGTATCCCATGAATATAGGGGAGTGCAGCGGTAGTTACTATGAGAGCCATGTAT
Proteins encoded in this region:
- a CDS encoding ZIP family metal transporter, which codes for MEFLDSLVFKVFIYSLATAIATGLGAIPFFFIKNISDSFLGKANAVAAGLMLSASYSLIFEGFQENDWMTLTGMLAGIFLVIGADKWMNKHFEVDMANLMGAGSKKMLLFLGIMTVHSFAEGVSVGVSFANTLEFGIFIAIAIAVHNIPEGLAISLVMVPKGTSPLKAVGWSIFSSLPQPIMAIPAFLFVEAFREYLPFGLGLAAGAMIWMVFAELIPEALQKCEPHKIGFWITMAIMGMTAFQMLL